Proteins co-encoded in one Gossypium arboreum isolate Shixiya-1 chromosome 11, ASM2569848v2, whole genome shotgun sequence genomic window:
- the LOC108472531 gene encoding uncharacterized protein LOC108472531: MSEAEQANSPKPPPYLEVLCKSSGKKTRFAAGTKAGFAVSLINRKLGIGAPVALHIESFREGEEPIIFGPDAVLVNYGNGWNLQTVNEMDFPGIGKGKHVRGFPTQLPNGKNVDLTNSRKMVSKPGISFLYIAKVLLAFVLMFMLAGVFMLALDNLPKLILLFNSSM; the protein is encoded by the exons ATGTCAGAAGCTGAACAAGCCAATTCCCCAAAGCCTCCTCCA TATTTAGAGGTTTTATGCAAAAGTTCCGGCAAGAAAACCCGGTTTGCAGCCGGTACTAAGGCCGGATTTGCAGTGTCATTGATAAATAGAAAGTTGGGTATCGGAGCTCCGGTTGCCTTGCATATTGAATCCTTTAGAGAAGGGGAGGAACCCATTATTTTTGGCCCTGATGCTGTTCTTGTGAATTATGGCAATGGTTGGAATTTGCAAACTGTTAATGAAATGGATTTTCCTG GCATTGGAAAAGGCAAACATGTTCGGGGATTTCCGACACAGCTCCCTAATGGAAAG AACGTTGATCTCACTAATTCTCGCAAAATGGTTTCAAAACCAGGAATAAGTTTTCTTTACATTGCAAAAGTTTTGTTAGCTTTTGTTTTGATGTTTATGTTGGCGGGAGTTTTCATGTTGGCTCTTGACAATCTTCCTAAACTAATTTTACTCTTTAACTCTTCCATGTAA